The nucleotide window CACTGATGAACTTGATCTCTTTGTCCTTCAGTATCTCTAGCATTTCAATAAGGTGACTCGTGCTACGTGCTAAGCGGTCTAGACGATAAACGATTAAGCCTTTTACCTTACCTGATTCGATATCTGCTTTTAGCTCATCCAGTGCGGGTCTGCTATGCTTTGCTCCTGAAATTC belongs to Flavobacteriales bacterium and includes:
- a CDS encoding recombinase family protein, which produces MEIAAYLRVSTADQQTANQLLAITKHCEAQGMTLGKIYQDQGISGAKHSRPALDELKADIESGKVKGLIVYRLDRLARSTSHLIEMLEILKDKEIKFISDWSIQDIA